A single genomic interval of Oceanithermus profundus DSM 14977 harbors:
- a CDS encoding ZIP family metal transporter — protein MESQAFAVFNYALITAIATGLGALPFAFARSFPRAWLGIGNAIAAGLMLAASFGLIYEGVGYSLTRTLIGAVVGLVFIVWSHRFLERYEDVGIGNLNGLDARKALLIVGVMTLHSFAEGVGVGVSFGGGIAFGLFVTIAIAVHNIPEGLAISLVLVPRGVPWWKAALWSVFSSLPQPIMAVPAFLFVEWFKPVLPAGLGFAAGAMIWMAFSELIPDALEDADAGAVASAIVLASIAMVAFQVLLGG, from the coding sequence ATGGAGAGCCAGGCCTTCGCCGTCTTCAATTACGCCCTCATCACCGCGATCGCTACCGGGTTGGGGGCGCTGCCCTTCGCCTTCGCACGTAGTTTTCCGCGGGCGTGGCTCGGCATCGGCAACGCGATCGCCGCGGGCCTGATGCTCGCGGCCAGCTTCGGGCTGATCTACGAGGGCGTCGGCTACAGCCTGACGCGCACGTTGATCGGCGCGGTGGTGGGCCTCGTCTTCATCGTTTGGAGCCACCGGTTCCTGGAGCGTTACGAAGACGTCGGCATCGGCAACCTCAACGGCCTGGACGCCCGCAAGGCGCTCCTGATCGTCGGGGTCATGACCCTTCACTCCTTCGCCGAGGGGGTGGGCGTCGGCGTCTCCTTCGGGGGCGGGATCGCCTTCGGCCTCTTCGTGACGATCGCGATCGCCGTGCACAACATTCCCGAGGGCCTGGCCATCAGCCTGGTGCTCGTGCCGCGCGGGGTGCCCTGGTGGAAGGCGGCGCTGTGGAGCGTCTTTTCCTCGCTGCCCCAGCCGATCATGGCCGTTCCCGCTTTCCTCTTCGTGGAGTGGTTCAAACCGGTCCTGCCGGCGGGCCTCGGCTTCGCCGCCGGCGCGATGATCTGGATGGCGTTTTCCGAGTTGATCCCCGACGCCCTCGAGGACGCCGACGCCGGCGCAGTGGCCAGCGCCATCGTACTGGCGAGCATCGCCATGGTCGCCTTTCAGGTGCTGCTGGGCGGCTGA
- a CDS encoding SPW repeat protein, translating to MKRWQDWVNLVLGLWLVVSPWILAFSQNAAALWNALIVGAIFVVLSLLALSDAKPWEEWSELVVALWLLVSPWVLGYSALSAAMWNAVIVAIVVGVLAYTAASQQPTQAA from the coding sequence ATGAAACGCTGGCAGGACTGGGTCAACCTGGTGCTGGGTCTCTGGCTGGTCGTTTCGCCGTGGATTCTCGCCTTCTCGCAGAACGCCGCCGCGCTCTGGAACGCGCTGATCGTGGGCGCGATCTTCGTCGTGCTCTCGCTGCTCGCCCTCTCCGACGCCAAGCCCTGGGAGGAGTGGTCCGAGCTCGTCGTCGCGCTCTGGCTCCTCGTCTCGCCCTGGGTGCTCGGCTACAGCGCCCTGAGCGCCGCGATGTGGAACGCCGTCATCGTCGCCATCGTCGTGGGCGTCCTGGCCTACACGGCCGCCAGCCAGCAACCCACCCAGGCCGCCTGA
- the pyrR gene encoding bifunctional pyr operon transcriptional regulator/uracil phosphoribosyltransferase PyrR, protein MRFKAKVLEPAEIERALRRIAHEIIEKNKGAGDLALVGIHTRGIPLAERLAALIERFEGVRPPVGVLDITLYRDDLSEIGVQPRVRETRIPWDVTGRPVVLVDDVLFTGRTARAALDALVDLGRPKRVYFAVLVDRGHRELPIRADFVGKNLPTSKSEVVKVKLRETDGEEGVELWER, encoded by the coding sequence ATGCGCTTCAAGGCCAAAGTGCTCGAGCCCGCCGAGATCGAGCGGGCGCTCCGGCGCATCGCCCACGAGATCATCGAGAAGAACAAGGGCGCGGGCGATCTGGCGCTGGTGGGCATCCACACCCGCGGCATCCCCCTGGCCGAGCGCCTGGCGGCGCTGATCGAGCGCTTCGAGGGCGTGCGTCCGCCGGTGGGCGTGCTCGACATCACCCTCTACCGCGACGACCTCAGCGAGATCGGGGTGCAACCTCGTGTGCGCGAGACCCGCATCCCCTGGGACGTGACCGGCCGCCCGGTGGTGCTGGTGGACGACGTGCTCTTCACCGGCCGCACCGCCCGGGCGGCGCTGGACGCGCTGGTGGACCTGGGTCGGCCGAAACGCGTCTACTTCGCGGTGCTGGTGGACCGCGGTCACCGCGAGCTGCCCATCCGCGCCGACTTCGTGGGCAAGAACCTGCCCACCTCGAAAAGCGAGGTCGTCAAGGTCAAGCTGCGCGAGACCGACGGCGAAGAGGGGGTGGAGCTGTGGGAGCGCTGA
- a CDS encoding dihydroorotase: protein MRLLIKNARLVDGSGELGTADVLIEEGRIASLAGGDAERVLDAGGRWLAPALTDPHVHLRTPGQETKEELATGLAAAARGGYGTVVAMPNTEPVIQEPEQVRALSDEARTLPGARLLVAAALTENQEGRKLTPAALLARAGAALLTDDGRTNEDAGVLARGLVYAAAAGLAVAVHAEDAGLRGGGVMNDGPLAAELGLAGNPPEAEAARIARDLEVLRYAARKAAALGHAPRLYLQHVSTARGAALVAAARAEGLPVMGEVTPHHLTLTEEAWRGFDARFKVAPPLRTEGDVEALIGALERGGLSAVGTDHAPHTAAEKERDLENAPFGMPSLEVAFPLLYTELVERRGLPLALLIERMTTGPRAALGLAPARLAEGAPADLMLFDPAEKRTVDPARFVSKARYSPWAGRELVGWPLLTLVAGREVWRDAGLA, encoded by the coding sequence ATGAGGCTGCTCATCAAGAACGCCCGCCTCGTCGACGGCTCGGGGGAGCTCGGCACCGCCGACGTGCTCATCGAGGAAGGCCGCATCGCCTCGCTCGCGGGCGGCGACGCCGAGCGGGTGCTCGACGCCGGCGGCCGCTGGCTCGCCCCGGCGCTCACCGACCCCCACGTCCACCTGCGCACCCCCGGCCAGGAGACCAAGGAGGAGCTGGCCACCGGCCTGGCCGCCGCCGCCCGCGGCGGCTACGGCACGGTCGTGGCCATGCCCAACACCGAGCCGGTGATCCAGGAGCCCGAGCAGGTGCGGGCGCTTTCGGACGAGGCCCGCACCCTGCCCGGAGCGCGCCTTTTGGTGGCCGCGGCGCTGACCGAGAACCAGGAGGGTAGGAAGCTCACCCCCGCGGCGCTCTTGGCCCGGGCGGGGGCGGCGCTGCTCACCGACGACGGCCGCACCAACGAAGACGCGGGCGTGCTCGCCCGCGGCCTGGTCTACGCCGCCGCCGCGGGCCTCGCGGTCGCCGTCCACGCCGAGGACGCCGGGCTGCGCGGCGGCGGGGTGATGAACGACGGCCCCCTGGCCGCCGAACTGGGCCTCGCCGGCAACCCGCCCGAGGCCGAGGCCGCCCGCATCGCCCGCGACCTCGAGGTGCTGCGCTACGCCGCACGCAAGGCGGCCGCGCTGGGTCACGCGCCCCGGCTCTATCTGCAGCACGTCTCCACCGCCCGCGGCGCGGCGCTCGTCGCGGCGGCGCGGGCCGAGGGGCTGCCGGTGATGGGCGAGGTCACCCCCCACCACCTGACGCTGACCGAGGAGGCCTGGCGCGGCTTCGACGCCCGCTTCAAGGTGGCCCCGCCGCTGCGCACCGAAGGCGACGTCGAGGCGCTGATCGGAGCGCTGGAGCGGGGTGGGCTGTCGGCGGTCGGCACCGACCACGCCCCCCACACCGCCGCCGAGAAGGAGCGCGACCTGGAAAACGCCCCCTTCGGCATGCCCAGTCTTGAGGTGGCCTTTCCCCTGCTCTACACCGAGCTGGTGGAGCGGCGCGGGCTGCCGCTGGCACTGCTGATCGAGCGCATGACCACGGGCCCGCGCGCGGCGCTGGGCCTCGCGCCCGCGCGCCTGGCGGAGGGCGCGCCGGCCGACCTGATGCTCTTCGACCCCGCCGAGAAGCGCACGGTGGACCCCGCGCGCTTCGTCTCCAAAGCCCGCTACAGCCCCTGGGCGGGGCGCGAGCTCGTCGGCTGGCCGTTGCTCACCCTGGTGGCGGGAAGGGAGGTCTGGCGTGACGCCGGCCTCGCCTGA
- a CDS encoding acyl-CoA mutase large subunit family protein, giving the protein MAENDHATEGLYERLPDDYRERLGRPGAYPFTRGVYPRMYLDRLWTMRQYAGFGSAEETNARFRYLLERGQTGLSVAFDLPTQLGLDPDHPLALGEVGRVGVSIATIDDMRRLFAGIPLDRVTTSMTINAPAMMLLALYLLVAEEQGVSWDRVGGTIQNDILKEYIARGTYIYPPQPSMRLVTDVFEFASREVPRWNTISISGYHIREAGSTAAQEIAFTLANGKAYVRAALERGLELDRFAPRLSFFFAAHNDVFEEAAKFRAARRLWARIMKEEFGARNPKSWMLRFHTQTGGSTLTAQQPLNNVVRVAYQALAAVLGGTQSLHTNAYDEALGLPTEESALLALRTQQILAYESGVTRAIDPAGGSFYLEYLTDRLEEEARRLIDQVEELGGSVRAVEAGFIQREIEESAWRYQSEIENEERIVVGLNRFTLEEEPPVPVMKIDPETDRRRAAEVRAFRERRDAAAVEQALEALERAARGQENLFPFVLEAFRRRATLGEVAGALRAVWGEYQPAG; this is encoded by the coding sequence ATGGCCGAGAACGACCACGCAACCGAAGGCCTCTACGAGCGGCTGCCCGACGATTACCGCGAACGGCTGGGGCGGCCCGGGGCCTACCCCTTCACGCGCGGGGTCTACCCGCGGATGTACCTGGACCGGCTCTGGACGATGCGCCAGTACGCCGGTTTCGGGTCGGCCGAGGAGACGAACGCCCGCTTCCGCTACCTGCTCGAGCGCGGCCAGACCGGCCTTTCGGTCGCCTTCGACCTGCCCACCCAGCTGGGGCTCGACCCCGACCACCCGCTGGCGCTGGGCGAGGTGGGCCGGGTCGGCGTCTCGATCGCCACGATCGACGACATGCGCCGGCTCTTTGCGGGCATCCCCCTGGACCGGGTCACCACCAGCATGACGATCAACGCCCCGGCGATGATGCTGCTCGCGCTCTACCTGCTCGTCGCCGAGGAGCAGGGGGTGAGCTGGGACCGGGTCGGGGGCACGATCCAGAACGACATCCTCAAGGAGTACATCGCCCGGGGAACCTACATCTACCCGCCCCAGCCCTCGATGCGGCTGGTCACCGACGTCTTCGAGTTCGCGAGCCGCGAGGTGCCGCGCTGGAACACGATCTCGATCTCGGGCTACCACATCCGCGAGGCGGGTTCGACGGCGGCGCAGGAGATCGCCTTCACCCTGGCTAACGGCAAGGCCTACGTGCGCGCGGCGCTGGAGCGCGGGCTCGAACTCGACCGCTTCGCCCCCCGGCTCAGCTTCTTCTTTGCGGCCCACAACGACGTCTTCGAGGAAGCGGCCAAGTTCCGGGCGGCGCGCCGCCTCTGGGCCCGGATCATGAAGGAAGAGTTCGGCGCCCGGAACCCCAAGTCGTGGATGCTGCGCTTCCACACCCAGACGGGCGGCTCGACGCTGACCGCGCAGCAGCCCCTGAACAACGTGGTGCGCGTCGCCTACCAGGCGCTCGCGGCGGTCCTGGGCGGCACCCAGAGCCTGCACACCAACGCCTACGACGAGGCCCTGGGGCTCCCGACCGAAGAGAGCGCCCTGCTCGCCCTGCGCACCCAGCAGATCCTCGCCTACGAGTCGGGGGTGACCCGGGCCATCGACCCGGCGGGGGGCTCGTTCTACCTCGAGTACCTGACCGACCGCCTCGAAGAGGAAGCCCGGCGCCTGATCGATCAGGTCGAGGAGCTGGGCGGCAGCGTGCGCGCCGTCGAGGCCGGCTTCATCCAGCGCGAAATCGAGGAATCGGCCTGGCGCTACCAGAGCGAGATCGAGAACGAAGAGCGCATCGTGGTGGGCCTCAACCGCTTCACCCTCGAGGAAGAGCCGCCGGTGCCGGTGATGAAGATCGACCCCGAGACCGACCGCCGGCGCGCCGCCGAGGTGCGCGCCTTCCGCGAGCGGCGCGACGCCGCGGCGGTGGAGCAGGCCCTGGAGGCGCTCGAGCGGGCCGCCCGCGGCCAGGAGAACCTCTTCCCCTTCGTCCTCGAGGCCTTCCGTCGGCGAGCCACGCTGGGCGAGGTCGCGGGGGCGCTGCGCGCGGTCTGGGGCGAGTACCAGCCCGCGGGCTAG
- a CDS encoding acetate/propionate family kinase yields MNVLVLNAGSSSLKFSLTDTRAHRHRLRGLVERIGLPQAQLTVEGRTEAVAAADHAEALDAVLRRLDLDLVEAVGHRVVHGGDFTASSRITDEVLERLEAFVPLAPLHNPANLAGIRAALAALPQLPQVAVFDTAFHQSLPERAWRYALPRRLADERRYRRYGFHGTSHRYVSGKLAQALGRPLEELRVVVLHLGNGASATAVRFGRSVDTSMGFTPMEGLVMGSRSGDLDPGLVLELVRRHGVEATDRLLNKESGMLGLAGHSDLRDVHRRIAEGDAHAALALEVYCYRIKKYLGAYAAAMGGLDAVAFTAGVGENDPVVRAQALEGLEFLGIELDREANARGGPRITREGSRVSVWVIPTDEELAIALDTERVLAGQPPSST; encoded by the coding sequence ATGAACGTCCTGGTACTCAACGCCGGATCGTCGAGCCTCAAGTTCTCGCTGACGGACACCCGCGCGCACCGCCACCGTCTGCGGGGCCTGGTCGAGCGCATCGGGCTCCCGCAGGCGCAGCTGACCGTCGAAGGCCGGACCGAGGCCGTCGCCGCTGCCGACCACGCCGAGGCCCTGGACGCGGTGCTGCGCCGCCTCGACCTCGACCTGGTCGAAGCCGTCGGTCACCGGGTGGTGCACGGGGGCGACTTCACCGCCTCGAGCCGCATCACCGACGAGGTGCTCGAGCGCCTCGAGGCCTTCGTCCCGCTGGCGCCCCTGCACAACCCCGCGAACCTGGCGGGCATCCGCGCCGCCTTGGCCGCGCTGCCGCAGCTCCCCCAGGTGGCCGTCTTCGACACCGCCTTCCACCAGAGCCTTCCCGAGCGGGCCTGGCGCTACGCGCTCCCGCGCCGGCTGGCCGACGAGCGGCGCTACCGCCGCTACGGTTTTCACGGCACCTCGCACCGCTACGTCTCCGGCAAGCTCGCCCAGGCCCTGGGGCGACCCCTCGAGGAACTGCGCGTCGTCGTCCTGCACCTGGGCAACGGCGCCTCGGCCACCGCGGTCCGTTTCGGGCGCAGCGTCGATACCAGCATGGGCTTCACCCCGATGGAGGGGCTGGTCATGGGCAGCCGCAGCGGCGACCTCGACCCCGGCTTGGTGCTCGAGCTCGTGCGCCGCCACGGGGTCGAGGCCACGGACCGCCTGCTCAACAAGGAGAGCGGGATGCTGGGGCTGGCCGGGCACTCCGACCTGCGCGACGTCCACCGCAGGATCGCCGAAGGGGACGCGCACGCGGCCCTGGCGCTGGAAGTCTACTGCTACCGGATCAAGAAGTACCTGGGGGCCTACGCCGCCGCGATGGGCGGCCTCGACGCGGTGGCCTTCACCGCGGGCGTGGGCGAGAACGACCCGGTGGTGCGGGCGCAGGCGCTCGAGGGGCTCGAGTTCCTGGGCATCGAACTGGACCGCGAAGCCAACGCCCGCGGCGGCCCCCGCATCACCCGCGAAGGCAGCCGGGTCTCGGTCTGGGTGATCCCCACCGACGAGGAGCTCGCGATCGCGCTCGACACCGAGCGCGTGCTCGCAGGTCAGCCGCCCAGCAGCACCTGA
- a CDS encoding aspartate carbamoyltransferase catalytic subunit → MTHLLDFAGWDRAQVESLLETARMMEEVLERPMKKVPALKGFTVATVFFEPSTRTKISFELAARRMSADVVGFSGAGSSLAKGESFKDTLLTLQAMALDAYVIRAPVAGMAHQAARWLRGAVVNAGDGRRAHPTQALLDAYTLLEDLDSLEGKKIAIVGDVAHSRVARSNAELLPLLGAEVWAAGPAGLLPERLPGARLSTDLDEALADADAVMVLRLQRERMDEGALPSLREYVAEYQVTEARLARAKPHAPLLHPGPMNRDVELEGTLADGPRSRVERQVRAGEAVRMAVLYHLLVGRAA, encoded by the coding sequence CTGACCCACCTGCTCGACTTCGCCGGCTGGGACCGCGCCCAGGTGGAGAGCCTGCTCGAGACCGCGCGGATGATGGAAGAGGTGCTCGAGCGCCCCATGAAGAAGGTTCCGGCGCTCAAGGGCTTCACCGTGGCCACCGTCTTCTTCGAGCCCTCGACCCGCACCAAGATCAGCTTCGAGCTGGCCGCGCGCAGGATGTCGGCCGACGTGGTGGGCTTTTCCGGCGCGGGCTCGAGCCTGGCCAAGGGCGAGTCGTTCAAGGACACCCTGCTCACCCTCCAGGCCATGGCCCTCGACGCCTACGTGATCCGCGCCCCGGTGGCGGGGATGGCCCACCAGGCGGCGCGCTGGCTGAGGGGCGCGGTCGTCAACGCCGGCGACGGCCGGCGCGCCCACCCCACCCAGGCGCTCCTCGACGCCTACACCCTGCTGGAGGACCTGGACTCCCTCGAGGGCAAGAAGATCGCCATCGTCGGCGACGTCGCCCACTCGCGGGTGGCCCGCTCGAACGCCGAGCTGCTGCCGCTTCTGGGGGCCGAGGTCTGGGCCGCGGGCCCCGCGGGGCTGCTGCCCGAGCGGCTTCCGGGCGCGCGGCTCTCGACCGACCTGGACGAGGCGCTCGCGGACGCCGACGCGGTGATGGTGCTGCGGCTGCAACGCGAACGCATGGACGAGGGGGCGCTCCCCTCGCTGCGCGAGTACGTGGCCGAATACCAGGTCACCGAGGCGCGGCTGGCCCGCGCCAAGCCGCACGCCCCGCTGTTGCACCCGGGGCCGATGAACCGCGACGTGGAGCTCGAAGGCACCCTGGCCGACGGGCCCCGAAGCCGCGTCGAGCGGCAGGTGCGCGCCGGTGAGGCGGTGCGCATGGCCGTGCTCTACCACCTGCTCGTGGGGAGGGCGGCATGA
- a CDS encoding dihydroorotate dehydrogenase, electron transfer subunit, iron-sulfur cluster binding domain, with protein sequence MTPASPELAPRRPRWDDHAVTIVASESLGPHQRLVLAMPTLEARFGPGQFLNLSVPGHVLRRPLAPSRHEGGEVELIVTPFGPGTRDLVALPVGTRLQALAPLGNSFPIPADEAALVGAGAGAAPLAFLAETLLRAGRRVHVFHGAVSNEDRPLVQAVYERLGLEVRYFSEDGSLGRRGYPTEGLAELLAGGAEATVYSVGPFALMRAAARLAIEHGRPGYVSLDVHMACGVGACLSCAVQTTAGQKHACVDGPVFEVREVVW encoded by the coding sequence GTGACGCCGGCCTCGCCTGAGCTCGCCCCCCGGCGGCCGCGCTGGGACGACCACGCGGTCACGATCGTCGCCAGCGAATCGCTGGGGCCCCACCAAAGGCTGGTGCTCGCGATGCCGACGCTCGAGGCGCGGTTCGGGCCGGGGCAGTTCTTGAACCTGAGCGTGCCGGGCCACGTGCTGCGCCGGCCGCTGGCGCCGTCCCGCCACGAGGGGGGGGAGGTCGAGCTGATCGTCACCCCCTTCGGCCCCGGGACCCGCGACCTGGTGGCGCTCCCGGTGGGGACGCGCCTCCAAGCGCTCGCGCCGCTCGGGAATTCCTTCCCGATTCCCGCGGACGAGGCCGCGCTGGTCGGCGCCGGGGCCGGGGCCGCGCCGCTGGCCTTCCTGGCCGAGACCCTGCTGCGCGCCGGTAGGCGCGTCCACGTCTTCCACGGCGCGGTCTCGAACGAGGACCGGCCGCTCGTCCAGGCGGTCTACGAACGGCTGGGGCTCGAGGTGCGCTACTTCAGCGAGGACGGCTCGCTGGGGCGGCGGGGCTACCCCACCGAGGGCCTGGCGGAGCTGCTCGCCGGCGGCGCCGAGGCGACCGTCTACAGCGTGGGGCCCTTCGCGCTGATGCGGGCGGCGGCGCGGCTGGCGATCGAACACGGCCGGCCGGGGTACGTGAGCCTCGACGTCCACATGGCCTGCGGCGTGGGCGCCTGCCTCTCCTGCGCGGTGCAGACGACCGCGGGACAGAAGCACGCCTGCGTGGACGGGCCCGTCTTCGAGGTGCGGGAGGTGGTCTGGTGA
- the rpmE gene encoding 50S ribosomal protein L31, with product MKEGIHLKLVPAKIICGCGNVIETYSTKPEIHVEVCSACHPFFTGKQRFVDTEGRVERFQRRFGDSYKKNLKKKKA from the coding sequence ATGAAGGAAGGCATTCACCTGAAGCTGGTCCCCGCCAAGATCATCTGCGGCTGCGGCAACGTCATCGAAACCTACTCGACCAAGCCGGAGATCCACGTGGAAGTCTGCTCCGCCTGCCACCCCTTCTTCACCGGCAAGCAGCGCTTCGTGGACACCGAAGGCCGTGTCGAGCGCTTCCAGCGCCGCTTCGGGGACTCGTACAAGAAGAACCTCAAGAAAAAGAAGGCCTAG
- a CDS encoding nuclear transport factor 2 family protein, with translation MENAADAVWKTLHRHLAAIYAGDWAAYLETTAEDVAVYEWFVTPHRIDGLSFHEFMMEHDWMGVGADWRYDLLDPRLQLYGTTAVVSYTLLLSIHREGGIEHKTINESRVLIEFPEGWKVVHVHKSPAG, from the coding sequence ATGGAAAACGCAGCCGACGCGGTATGGAAGACCCTGCACCGCCACCTGGCGGCGATCTACGCGGGCGACTGGGCGGCCTACCTGGAAACGACCGCCGAGGACGTCGCCGTCTACGAGTGGTTCGTCACCCCGCACCGCATCGATGGGCTCAGTTTTCACGAGTTCATGATGGAGCACGACTGGATGGGCGTCGGCGCCGACTGGCGCTACGACCTGCTCGACCCGCGGCTGCAGCTCTACGGCACCACCGCGGTGGTGAGCTACACCCTGTTGCTGTCGATCCATCGGGAGGGCGGGATCGAGCACAAGACGATCAACGAATCGCGCGTCCTCATCGAGTTTCCCGAAGGTTGGAAGGTCGTGCACGTCCACAAGAGCCCGGCCGGCTGA
- a CDS encoding winged helix-turn-helix transcriptional regulator: MEDYRKFKLVLKAIAHEAGWDIINAVSQGPTRFTNLERATKVSPRTLSERLKELAELGLIERKAYPEVPPRVEYTLTPLGKELLDTLYKLAKKIG; encoded by the coding sequence ATGGAAGACTATAGAAAATTCAAACTAGTGCTGAAGGCGATCGCGCACGAGGCGGGGTGGGACATCATCAACGCGGTTTCGCAGGGCCCCACTCGCTTCACCAATTTGGAGCGCGCCACCAAAGTGAGCCCCCGCACCCTTTCCGAGCGCCTCAAGGAACTGGCCGAACTTGGCCTGATTGAGCGCAAGGCGTACCCGGAGGTGCCCCCGCGCGTCGAGTACACCCTCACCCCGCTGGGCAAGGAGCTGCTCGACACCCTGTACAAACTGGCGAAGAAGATCGGCTAG
- a CDS encoding dihydroorotate dehydrogenase, with translation MNRLEVDFLGVRFPNPVVTASGTFNFGREYAHLYPLSRLGAVTTKGVSPRPIAGAPTPRITETPMGMLNAIGLENKGVDAYVADELPWLKAQGARVIVNVFGDEAADFAHVARKVSPYADLIEVNLSCPNVHGGRLPFAHDPEAAAEVVRRVKDATDRPVLAKLSPNGPLLPVAEVLEAAGVDGFSLINTLLGMRMDLERRRPVLGNRQGGLSGPAVKPVAVRLVYELYRHTDRPILGMGGIASAEDALEFALAGARLVAVGTATFADPYAPLKIARGLEAFFQGRGERWRDWVGAAHTPD, from the coding sequence GTGAACCGGCTCGAGGTCGACTTCCTGGGCGTGCGCTTCCCGAATCCGGTGGTCACCGCGAGCGGCACCTTCAACTTCGGCCGCGAGTACGCCCACCTCTACCCGCTCAGCCGGCTGGGCGCGGTCACCACCAAGGGCGTCTCGCCGCGGCCGATCGCCGGCGCGCCCACCCCCCGCATCACCGAGACCCCGATGGGCATGCTTAACGCCATCGGGCTCGAGAACAAGGGCGTGGACGCCTACGTCGCGGACGAGCTGCCGTGGCTGAAGGCCCAGGGGGCGCGCGTCATCGTGAACGTCTTCGGCGACGAGGCCGCCGACTTCGCCCACGTCGCCCGCAAGGTAAGCCCCTACGCCGACCTGATCGAGGTCAACCTCTCCTGCCCCAACGTCCACGGCGGCCGGCTCCCCTTCGCCCACGACCCCGAGGCCGCTGCCGAGGTGGTCCGACGCGTCAAGGACGCCACCGACCGTCCGGTGCTCGCCAAGCTGAGTCCTAACGGCCCGCTGCTGCCGGTGGCCGAGGTGCTGGAAGCGGCGGGGGTGGACGGCTTCAGCCTGATCAACACCCTGCTGGGCATGCGCATGGACCTGGAGCGCAGGCGTCCGGTGCTGGGCAACCGCCAGGGCGGCCTCAGCGGCCCCGCCGTCAAGCCCGTGGCCGTGCGGCTGGTCTACGAGCTCTACCGACACACCGACCGGCCCATCCTGGGCATGGGCGGCATCGCCAGCGCCGAGGACGCGCTCGAGTTCGCCCTGGCGGGAGCGCGGCTTGTGGCCGTGGGGACGGCCACCTTCGCCGACCCCTACGCGCCGCTCAAGATCGCCCGTGGGCTCGAGGCCTTCTTCCAAGGCCGCGGCGAGCGCTGGCGCGACTGGGTGGGCGCCGCCCATACCCCCGACTGA
- a CDS encoding DsbA family protein, with protein MQRAIFLMVLGIAILLGGGLWYLSSAPKQATAEADPAAGAHFVYGSPDAPVTVVEFSNYLCPHCKDHSEKSLPRIFADYVDTGKVRYIFRDFPFAGQDNVILAGEAAACAADQGRYYDYHQLLFRATGQWGRVPTSELPSFFSDYARQLGLDTARFDACLSSHEKRPLVLADQELTRKLGLGGTPSFFVNGKFIEGFRPYDEWKKILDEALAGN; from the coding sequence ATGCAACGAGCCATCTTTCTTATGGTCCTGGGCATCGCCATACTGCTTGGGGGCGGCCTATGGTACCTGAGCAGCGCGCCGAAACAGGCGACTGCCGAAGCGGACCCCGCCGCCGGAGCCCACTTCGTCTACGGCAGCCCCGACGCCCCGGTCACCGTCGTGGAGTTTTCGAACTACCTCTGCCCCCACTGCAAGGACCACTCCGAGAAGAGCCTGCCCCGCATCTTCGCGGACTACGTGGACACCGGCAAGGTGCGCTACATCTTCCGCGACTTCCCCTTCGCGGGTCAGGACAACGTCATCCTCGCCGGCGAAGCGGCCGCCTGCGCCGCCGATCAGGGCCGCTACTACGACTACCACCAGCTCCTCTTCCGCGCCACCGGGCAGTGGGGCCGCGTGCCCACCAGCGAGCTGCCCTCGTTCTTCTCCGATTACGCCCGGCAGCTGGGCCTGGACACCGCGCGCTTCGACGCCTGCCTGAGCAGCCACGAGAAGCGCCCGCTGGTGCTCGCCGACCAGGAGCTCACCCGCAAGCTCGGCCTCGGCGGCACCCCCTCCTTCTTCGTCAACGGCAAGTTCATTGAGGGCTTCCGCCCGTACGACGAGTGGAAGAAGATCCTCGACGAGGCGCTCGCCGGCAACTGA